From the genome of Opitutus sp. ER46:
CGAATCTTTCTCTTACTCTTACTCCTACTCTTTCTGCCCCTGAGGGTATCAGCACTCGGCATGGAGCATACAGGCATCGAACCACCGACACGAATAACGGATAACCAATAACCGATAACTCATCATTTTTGCGCCTTTTGCGCTTCTTTGCGGCCAAACCCTCTTGGCTTCAGGCTGTCGGCGGTAAGCTGGGCGCCGGTCTTGCGCCCCTCCGGGTTTGGTTTTTGCCTCGCAAGAACCCAAGGCCCTTGAGCCGACCGCCCCTCCAGTCTCCTCCCCCTGATTCCCCGCGCCTCCGCTTCCTCCTCTGCGCGGTGCTCGTGCTCGCGGCGATGCTGGCCTACGCGAACACGTTCCACGCCCCGTTCGTCTTCGACGACGTCTCCTCGATCGCCGACAACCCGACCATTCGCGACCTGCGCCACTGGCGCGACGTCCTGTTCCCCGTCGCCGGTTTCGGCGTCACCATCAGCGGCCGCCCCGTCCTCAATCTCTCGCTCGCGCTCTGCCACGCGCTCAGCGGCCAGGCGGTCTGGAGCTACCACGCGTTCAACCTCCTCGTGCACGTGCTCGCGGGACTCACCGCGTTCGGCGTGGTCCGCCGCACACTTCTGCTCGTGCCCGGCACCACTCCACTTGACGCGCGACGGCGCGCGGACGCCACCGGGCTCGGCTTCGCCGTCGCGCTGCTCTGGACCGTCCACCCGCTGCAAACGGAGTCCGTCACCTACATCATCCAGCGCACCGAGTCGCTGATGGGACTCTGCGTGCTGCTGACGCTCTACGGTTTCATCCGCGGCGCGACCTCCCCGCATCCCGCGCGCTGGCACGCGCTGGCCGTGGCCGCGTGCCTGGCCGGCGTGGGCACCAAGGAAGTCGCCGCGGTCGCGCCGCTCCTGGTTCTGCTCTACGACCGCACGTTCCTCGCCGGCACGTTTGCCGCAGCGTGGCGGCAGCGTCGCGCCGTGCACCTCAGCCTGCTGGCCACGTGGCTCCCGCTCGCGCTGCTGGTCGGCAGCACCGGCTGGAACCGCGGCGGCACCGCCGGGTTCAACGTCGGGCTCGCGCCGTGGGCGTACTGGGGCACGCAGTTCGAGGCGATCGCGCGCTACCTGCAGCTCGCGCTCTGGCCGCACCCGTTGGTCTTCGAATACGGCACGTTCTGGGCCGACCTCCCCACCGCCGCCGCCTTCGCGCTGCTCATCGTCCCGCTGGTCGCGCTGACCGTCGTCGCGCTCCGCCGCTGGCCCCGCGCGGGTTTTCTCGGGGCCTGGTTCTTCCTGGTCCTGGCGCCGACCAGCCTGATGCCGGGCACGCTGCAGATGATCGTGGAACACCGGATGTACCTGCCGCTCCTGTCCGTCCTGGCCGGCGGCGTCGTCGGGCTCCACGCGCTCTGCAGCCGCCGCGCGCCGGCGCGCCTCGCCCGCTTCGGGCCGCTCGCCGCCTGCGGCGTCGCTGTGCCGCTGGGCCTGCTCACGCACGCACGCAACGCGGTGTACGCCGACGACCTCACCCTCTGGCGCACGACGGTCGCGCAACGCCCCGGCAGTGCCATCGCGCAGGGTGGACTCGGCACCGCCTGGTTCCAGCGCGGCGAGTTCCGCGCCGCGCTCACGCATTACGAACGCGCGCTGCAACTCGCCCCCGGTCGCGCCGGCAGCCACTACCATCTCGCGTTGACGCACGCCGCGCTCGGCAACCCCGCCGCCGCGGCCGAGCACAACG
Proteins encoded in this window:
- a CDS encoding tetratricopeptide repeat protein, with amino-acid sequence MLVLAAMLAYANTFHAPFVFDDVSSIADNPTIRDLRHWRDVLFPVAGFGVTISGRPVLNLSLALCHALSGQAVWSYHAFNLLVHVLAGLTAFGVVRRTLLLVPGTTPLDARRRADATGLGFAVALLWTVHPLQTESVTYIIQRTESLMGLCVLLTLYGFIRGATSPHPARWHALAVAACLAGVGTKEVAAVAPLLVLLYDRTFLAGTFAAAWRQRRAVHLSLLATWLPLALLVGSTGWNRGGTAGFNVGLAPWAYWGTQFEAIARYLQLALWPHPLVFEYGTFWADLPTAAAFALLIVPLVALTVVALRRWPRAGFLGAWFFLVLAPTSLMPGTLQMIVEHRMYLPLLSVLAGGVVGLHALCSRRAPARLARFGPLAACGVAVPLGLLTHARNAVYADDLTLWRTTVAQRPGSAIAQGGLGTAWFQRGEFRAALTHYERALQLAPGRAGSHYHLALTHAALGNPAAAAEHNEAALRINPLFYPAHYQLGLALTQLGRTDEAIAHLAEAARLQPAQAETQYAWAGALAQAGRWSDAVTRYEEALRLRPGWATVENDLGSALLRLDRVADALACFTRALEHEPGLTEARLNQGLAQARRGDASAALATYAEAVRLAPAHARARLQLGIALGRSGRVAEAVPQLQEAVRLAPASAEPPFNLGIALAQLGRLPEAVDAYAAVIALQPGHAPAHTNLAIVLLQLRRPAEAREHLAAALRAAPDYPPARALAERLGLVRR